A single region of the Eulemur rufifrons isolate Redbay chromosome 8, OSU_ERuf_1, whole genome shotgun sequence genome encodes:
- the C8H1orf167 gene encoding LOW QUALITY PROTEIN: uncharacterized protein C1orf167 homolog (The sequence of the model RefSeq protein was modified relative to this genomic sequence to represent the inferred CDS: deleted 1 base in 1 codon) has product MELQPDTSHKENVPPKPGAPLRPEQQRFRRTLGVGLDSGCGQWVPKRGRPAATPSPGAALHQEPCGVQTNLASPGPRLGLVLKDTVGPLVNSSFWQQSNLQPATGRPRGKAREFAQQSNLSISETTSPCLWPEPRESFGPHVLPWGSPLPQGPPARPSHSLMQSRLLATDTQSLDFRPAAGFAPLNGRTQPGPRSWRGLGNWTSRLEGQPLTLEDLAVPAQSQARAPSHAAIHELLASVRRLEQEAARLKCRVSQGSPGAAQWDPWPSSGQAPQPSRPVLASWHERRKRHPRGHRKTADFLETQGAQAGLSNSGTRSKPALPETTLGMLPGDLDPQQGPHPAHPLGPGEDCSPEPVCGRAQRGHPRLPQGVSSREATLCSSAFSSAAPGGLPGRKGEEGAPKELASREEERTASCLPDTAPARSTLQNQAPNIVPLESAATRRQLLSRCFRAWRHLARSRRAMAAAVALGHRRLLRRGFQALRWAPWLREARLEAARGRYTKALLARSFREWRNLALQREQGKHPIQAGSGLPPPRGGQGQGPSLGRKAVADPAQRTSFTFSPGSPREEEERPQHIRSHPGQRPADEDVKVQTLQALRQLAVFLLWCHQKEQARQNRGVLGEATGATQKTWRTGRPPQAGHCHAAHAARVDCQQQRAWLCRCFGAWQRFVQRGSRCRAHLADRRAGILRTCLGRWVQMKQLRGSDGAKVTQLSLCLQKAGHVALRSSAPGATKAQDLGAADQAQRLSQEQGRDSLQEACRRLALHRALLLWRTRLSLRQWANSFFQSMRHRLMRRTLRRWHLRAWGPGSPSGCARIALVLEPPGSVLGGQASLGRSTPCSSLEKVRGRPSGELSVAAGQQQGLCLLLWQVPAQQSRGAMRWSQCTLQRRVLLSWSHWATAQAARRELAARWAWRRSCRAALCLWRRRLAQWQEAERWARERAWRLARDALCCWHSCWQRQQFLRDKYQRWVRVRLQRLQRAVFQGWQQATVQRRHTAARPEQLPLQSYLQAWLEVVRDPGVHQARRRDFQDGLRRRALAAMPPTWREAPAAAARAQGQLGAQASPARWRSLVQRGWADRQLRRARARLASKAWQAALGWHHGAQQPAEWTAGARAALCCSPGVCQSRLGQSSRAHTARELSAWVLEAWAQSVAQGHVQRAAVTQLQQAGRRRLLQTHWAQWQTALLRVRLDQRAAAQKASTVCPRPQAHLTHWPRMASRGHLLLLLDTPAPWKQGPSSLVDMTPPRFSVSLLALHGTLDPSAFAEHPASARPTWEALLPGAGQDREDNPHPLAWAPGGPSLLGSGFPLWLFPQIHSCWTQARGPVLPGPALQHSLGGQRTQRETSWAQSKETLPWVTSLGVRRHQPSRPLPFPGWLQWPGRYSWAPGPPPTGPGGHCSPEPRALKGQGWARKRRLGARSCRVLEEQAQARGSALLLAMKVPDALGRQEEAPTAPFTLVPQACRRSSRRAGAARERGRGSPSLPTVPIAQRVASEKGLADMAAADPETAGGSTVIAARRQPDPFPGTGISPPSFTQPTLPKPVTHLDIAELGVFPLATPGAPLFSAKGVQSVTEHTAWMLEPRLTRATSSAQSHPGTQFGNKAWPAVQLLLTLAHVGSGSLSTHPAFAPAFKKWHQRLAARSPRRGAASSPTALAKPGPGGPWSRQEAPESPGVVGLGAQLQL; this is encoded by the exons AGCAACAGAGATTCCGAAGGACCCTGGGCGTCGGCCTGGACAGTGGATGTGGCCAGTGGGTGCCCAAGAGGGGAAGGCCTGCCGCCACACCCTCCCCAGGGGCAGCGCTGCACCAGGAGCCCTGTGGGGTCCAGACCAACCTTGCCAGCCCTGGTCCCCGCCTGGGCCTAGTCCTGAAGGACACCGTGGGCCCACTGGTCAATTCAAGCTTCTGGCAACAGAGTAACCTGCAGCCCGCCACTGGGAGGCCCCGGGGCAAGGCCCGAGAGTTTGCCCAGCAGAGTAACCTGAGCATAAGCGAGACCACCAGCCCCTGCCTCTGGCCAGAGCCTCGGGAAAGCTTCGGGCCCCACGTGCTGCCCTGGGGAAGTCCCCTACCGCAAGGGCCACCGGCTCGCCCATCCCACAGCCTGATGCAGTCCAGGCTGCTGGCCACAGACACCCAAAGCCTGGACTTCAGGCCCGCTGCAGGCTTTGCCCCTCTCAATGGGCGCACACAGCCAGGCCCCAGATCCTGGCGTGGCCTGGGGAACTGGACTTCCAGGCTTGAGGGGCAACCCCTCACTCTGGAGGACCTGGCTGTCCCTGCCCAGAGCCAGGCTCGGGCCCCATCCCACGCTGCCATCCATGAGCTACTGGCCTCCGTACGACGCCTGGAGCAGGAGGCAGCCCGTCTCAAGTGCAGGGTGTCCCAGGGGTCCCCAGGTGCTGCGCAGTGGGACCCCTGGCCCAGCAGTGGCCAGGCACCCCAGCCCAGCCGGCCTGTTCTTGCCTCCTGGCatgagaggaggaagagacaccCCCGAGGCCATAGGAAAACTGCAGATTTCCTCGAGACCCAgggggctcaggctggtctctcaaACTCTGGGACACGCAGCAAGCCAGCGTTGCCGGAGACCACTTTGGGGATGCTGCCTGGAGATCTTGACCCGCAGCAGGGGCCGCATCCTGCCCACCCGCTAGGGCCCGGAGAGGACTGCTCCCCAGAGCCTGTGTGTGGCAGGGCACAGAGGGGCCACCCCCGTCTTCCTCAAGGGGTGAGCAGCAGGGAGGCCACACTCTGTTCTTCAGCCTTCTCTAGTGCAGCCCCGGGGGGCCTACCTGGGcggaaaggagaggagggggccCCAAAGGAGCTggccagcagggaggaggagcgCACGGCTTCCTGTCTGCCAGACACAGCCCCAGCCAGGAGCACCCTGCAG AACCAGGCCCCAAACATTGTGCCTCTGGAATCGGCTGCAACCCG CCGGCAGCTGCTGTCCAGATGTTTCAGAGCCTGGAGGCACTTGGCGCGGAGCCGGCGGGCCATGGCAGCAGCAGTGGCACTGGGCCACCGGCGGCTGTTGCGAAGGGGCTTTCAGGCACTGCGGTGGGCCCCGTGGCTCCGGGAGGCCCGGCTGGAGGCAGCACGGGGACGATACACAAAGGCCCTGCTGGCCCGGAGCTTCCGAGAG TGGAGGAACCTGGCTCTGCAACGGGAGCAGGGGAAGCATCCCATCCAGGCTGGGTCAGGCCTCCCACCCCCCAGggggggccagggccagggcccctCCTTGGGAAGGAAGGCGGTGGCGGACCCTGCCCAGAGGACCAG CTTCACCTTTAGCCCAGGGAGTccgagggaggaggaggagagacccCAGCACATTCGGTCCCATCCTGGGCAGAGGCCAGCCGATGAAGACGTGAAAGTCCAGACGCTGCAGGCCCTGCGGCAACTGGCCG tcTTCCTCCTGTGGTGCCATCAGAAGGAACAGGCCAGGCAGAACAGGGGGGTCCTGGGGGAGGCCACTGGGGCCACGCAGAAGACCTGGAGGACAGGGAGGCCCCCCCAGGCCGGGCACTGTCATGCTGCCCACGCAGCCCGTGTGGACTGCCAGCAGCAGAGAGCCTGGCTGTGCAG GTGCTTTGGGGCCTGGCAGCGGTTCGTGCAAAGAGGGTCCCGGTGCCGGGCCCACCTGGCTGACCGCCGGGCGGGGATCCTGAGGACGTGCCTGGGACGGTGGGTGCAGATGAAACAGCTCCGGGGCTCAGATGGGGCAAAGGTGACCCAGCTGTCCCTCTGCCTGCAGAAGGCAG GGCATGTGGCCCTCCGCAGCTCAGCCCCTGGAGCCACCAAGGCGCAAGACCTGGGGGCAGCGGACCAGGCGCAGAGGCTGTCCCAGGAGCAAGGCCGGGACTCCCTGCAGGAAGCCTGCCGGAGACTGGCCCTCCACCGGGCACTGCTGCTCTGGAGGACGCGGCTCTCCCTGCGCCAGTGGGCCAA CTCCTTCTTCCAGAGCATGCGGCACCGGCTGATGCGGCGTACCCTGAGGCGGTGGCACTTGAGGGCGTGGGGCCCGGGGTCCCCGTCAGGCTGTGCCAGGATCGCCTTGGTCCTGGAGCCACCGGGCAGCGTCCTGGGAGGGCAGGCCTCGCTGGGCCGCAGCACACCCTGCAGCTCACTGGAGAAGGTGAGGGGCAG ACCCTCGGGGGAGCTTTCTGTGgcagctgggcagcagcaggggctgtgCCTTCTGCTTTGGCAGGTGCCGGCCCAGCAGTCCCGGGGCGCCATGAGGTGGTCCCAGTGCACCCTGCAGAGGCG CGTCCTCCTCAGCTGGAGCCACTGGGCCACAGCCCAGGCGGCCCGGAGAGAGCTGGCAGCCCGCTGGGCCTGGCGTCGGAGCTGCAGGGCTGCGCTGTGCCTGTGGCGGCGGCGGCTGGCGCAGTGGCAGGAGGCGGAGCGGTGGGCTCGGGAGCGGGCCTGGCGACTGGCGCGTGACGCCCTGTGCTGCTGGCACTCCTGCTGGCAGA ggcagcAGTTCCTGCGTGACAAGTACCAGAGGTGGGTGCGGGTCCGCCTCCAGCGCCTGCAGAGGGCTGTGTTCCAGGGCTGGCAACAGGCGACGGTTCAGCGGAGACACACGGCGGCCCGGCCAGAGCAGCTGCCACTGCAGAG CTACTTGCAGGCCTGGCTTGAGGTTGTGAGAGACCCAGGGGTGCACCAGGCCCGGCGTCGAGACTTCCAGGATGGCCTGAGGAGAAGGGCACTGGCAGCCATGCCGCCCACGTGGCGGGAAGCCCCTGCGGCTGCAGCCCGGGCACAGGGGCAGCTCGGGGCCCAGGCCTCCCCTGCCCGCTGGAGAAGTCTCGTGCAGCGGGGCTGGGCAGACAGGCAGCTGAGGAGGGCCCGGGCCCGGCTGGCCTCCAAAGCATGGCAAGCGGCCCTGGGCTGGCACCATGGGGCCCAGCAGCCGGCAGAATGGACAGCTGGGGCCCGGGCAGCCCTGTGCTGTTCCCCGGGGGTGTGCCAATCCCGCCTTGGCCAGTCCAGCAGAGCCCACACCGCCCGGGAGCTGAGTGCCTG GGTTCTAGAGGCCTGGGCCCAGTCGGTGGCCCAGGGCCATGTCCAGCGAGCTGCTGTCACCCAGCTCCAGCAGGCTGGGCGCAGGCGCCTCCTGCAGACCCACTGGGCGCAGTGGCAGACAGCGCTGCTCAGAGTGCGGCTGGACCAGCGGGCTGCGGCCCAGAAAGCCAGCACAgtctgccccaggccccaggcccaccTTACGCACTGGCCCAGGATGGCCAGCAGGGGgcacctcctgctgctgctggacACCCCAGCCCCGTGGAAGCAG GGGCCCAGCAGCCTCGTAGACATGACCCCTCCCCGGTTCTCGGTCAGCCTCCTGGCTCTGCACGGAACTCTGGATCCGTCCGCATTTGCCGAGCACCCAGCCAGTGCCAGGCCGACGTGG GAGGCCCTGCTACCAGGCGCAGGGCAGGACAGGGAGGACAACCCCCACCccctggcctgggccccaggAGGCCCAAGCCTGCTGGGCTCGGGTTTTCCTCTCTGGCTGTTCCCTCAGATCCACAGCTGCTGGACACAGGCCAGAGGGCCAGTGCTGCCCGGGCCAGCACTGCAGCACAGCCTCGGTGGACAGAGGACGCAGAGGGAAACATCCTGGGCTCAGAGTAAGGAGACTTTGCCTTGGGTGACAAGTTTAGGGGTGAGGCGTCACCAGCCCTCAAGG CCACTCCCCTTTCCAGGCTGGTTGCAGTGGCCTGGCCGCTATAGCTGGGCCCCAGGCCCGCCCCCCACGGGACCAGGAGGGCACTGCAGCCCTGAGCCCAGGGCCCTCAAAGGCCAAGGTTGGGCTCGTAAAAGGAGGCTGGG CGCTCGCAGCTGCAGGGTCCTGGAGGAGCAGGCCCAGGCCCGTGGCTCTGCCCTT CTCCTGGCCATGAAGGTTCCTGATGCTCTTGGCCGTCAGGAAGAAGCACCTACAGC CCCTTTCACCCTGGTGCCACAGGCAtgcaggagaagcagcaggagggCTGGGGCTGCTAGGGAGCGTGGGCGCGGGAGCCCTTCTCTGCCAACTGTCCCCATAGCTCAGAGAGTGGCATCTGAGAAGGGCCTGGCGGACATGGCGGCAGCGGATCCTGAGACTGCGGGTGGCTCAACGGTTATAGCAGCAAGAAGACAGCCGGATCCTTTCCCAGGGACTGGCATCTCCCCACCCTCCTTTACCCAGCCAACCCTTCCAAAACCAGTGACACATCTGGACATTGCTGAGTTGGGGGTCTTCCCGCTCGCCACTCCCGGGGCCCCTTTGTTTTCAGCAAAAGGGGTTCAGTCAGTTACAGAACACACTGCCTGGATGCTGGAGCCCCGACTGACTCGGGCCACAAGCTCAGCCCAGTCCCACCCGGGAACCCAGTTTGGGAACAAGGCTTGGCCTGCAGTGCAGCTGCTGCTGACACTAGCCCACGTAGGGTCTGGGTCCCTGAGCACCCATCCTGCATTTGCGCCA GCCTTTAAGAAGTGGCATCAGCGCCTGGCAGCCAGGAGCCCAAGGAGAGGAGCCGCCAGCAGCCCAACAGCCCTGGCCAAGCCAGGCCCCGGGGGCCCCTGGAGCAGGCAGGAAGCTCCTGAGTCCCCAGGGGTGGTGGGCTTGGGGGCCCAGCTGCAGCTGTAA